CGCGCGGCCCTGGGCATCGACCAGCGGATCGATCGCCTCCACCGTCGCGGTGTAGGTCTCGCCCGGCAGCACGTCGCTCGACAGCTCCAGCGCCTGACCCGGGCGCACGCGGTCGAGGTAGAGCTCGGGCAGGCGGAAGTCGAGCTTGAGGGTGGCGATGTCCTCGAGGTTGATCAGCGCGTCGCCGTCCTGGACGAAGTCGCCGGGACTGACACTGCGGATACCGACCACGCCGTCGAAGGGCGCGCGAATCTGCATGCGCGCGAGCCGCGCCTGCGCCAGCGCGAGGCCGGCGCGCGCCACCTCGAGCTTGGCGCGTGCGTCATCGAGACTGCTCTGGCTGACGAACTTGCGCCCGAACAGATCCTGCGTACGCCGGAAGTTCGATTCGGCCAGGGTCAGGTTGGCGCGCGCCTGCTGCAGTTCGGCGCGCTCGACCGCGGCGTCGAGCTCGACCAGCACCGCTCCGCGGCGCACCGTCTCGCCGTCGCGGAAACGGATCGCCTCGATCCGGCCCGAGACCTCCGGGCGCAGCACCACGGATTCGTTGGACACCAGCGAGCCCAGTGCGCTGACATCGTCGGCGAGCGCACGGGTCGCAACGGTATGGGTCTCCACCGCCACCGGCCCCGCCTGCGCACCGCCTGCAGCGCTTCCGCCGCCCCCTGCGGACTTGATCGGCGCCGTGGCCGTTCCGCCCGGCGATGGATCCGGCGCACGATTCACATGCCAGGCGTAGCCGGCCAGCGCAGCAAGGCCGATGAGGCTGAGGACAACGATGGGACGACGACTCGAAGGCATGGGTGATCAGTGGAAGGACGATGGAAGAAGGCCTGCGGACCGGGCGTGCGGCGGGGACGCGAGGCCGCCCGGCGGGCAGCCAGCAGTTTAGGGACAAAAGCACCCGCTGTCCGGTTCCTTGCCACCGCCATTCGCATGCGTCGGCCCCGGGAGAGCGCACGTGCGCGCCGCGCGGCCCTGCCGGTCAGTCTTCGGGCAGCGGCCATTTCGGGTTCCACGCCACCTCCCACAGATGCCCGTCCGGGTCCTGGAAGTAGCCCGCGTAGCCGCCCCAGAAGGTGTCGCGCGCCGGCTGCGGAATGCGCGCCCCGGCCGCCTGCGCCTGCAGCATCACCTGGTCCACCTCCTGCCGTGCCGCGACGTTGTGGCTGAGCACGCACTCGCCGACGCTCGCCGCACCCGCCGCCACCCCGGCGTCGTGGGCCAGGCTCGTGCGCGCGAACAGCGCGAGCTTGAGGTGGGGCTGCAGGTCGAAGAACACCACCGCCCCATGCTCGAACTCGCGACCGACGATGCCCTTGGTCGGCCAGCCGAGCCCGTCGCGATAGAAGGCGAGCGCACGCTCGAGCGAGTCGACGCCTAGGGTGATGACGCTGATGCGGGGCTTCATGCTGGGGTTCCTCGGGGTGGTCATGGCGGTTGAGGATGGTAGCCGGTACTCAGGACGCACCGGGGCCGAGCAGGCGCAGCGTGCGCTCATCCCGCTCCCCACCGTAGTAACGCGCGAGCACCGCAGCGAATTCCGGACCGGCATCCGGCACCGCGGCGAACAGGGTCATCGAGGACTTCAGCTTGAGCACGTCCGGGTAGCCGAAGATCGCCTCCGCCGACACCCCCTCGAGCACGAGCAGCGCCCGCGCGCATTCGCGCAGCCGGGACCCCAGCACCGGATGGCGCAGGTAGGCCTGCGCTTCGCCCAGGCCGCGGATGCCGTAGTGCAGCGCGGTCGGACTCAGTCCCAGGCCGGCCAGCTGCGGGAACACGAACCACATCCAGTGCGAACGCTTGCGCCCCGCGCGCAGCTCGGCGAGGGCCTGCTCATGCACGCCGCCACGCTGCGCCTCGACGAAGCGGCGGAGATCGAAGGGGTCATTCGTCGCAGGATCGACGCCGGCGGTAGTCATGCTCGCCCCCGCTCCGCAACGGCCCCGTCGGCCGGACGTATCCCCGGGCCCGCCCGCACTCAACGGCACTGCAACTGGCCCGACTGGGCATGGACGACGCATTGCATCGCGCCGCACTGGCAGTTGTACAGCAGCGATGCCACGCTGCGCTCACCACCAAGATTCACGCCGCGCGAGCACACGCAGGCATCGGGTTGCACCCCCAGCATCGGTCGGGGGACGGCATCGGCCGCGACCGGCGCAGCGGTCAGCGCAAGGGCACCCGCGGCCGTCGCCGCCAGGCCGGCCAGTGTCATCAGCAGTGAGCGGATCTTCATGGTCGTGCTCCACAGGCAGGTTCGGAGGGCTTCGGCGCCATCGGCCCGCCGCGCAGGCGGAATACAAGGGCCAGGCGCAGTGCCGTGACGCCGCGCAATCGGGGGCGCAGGTGCATCGCCGATCGCGCCCCCATCTCTCCTTCATAGCACGCACTAGCGCCGGGGCGCCCCCAGGCGCTGCAGATTTTCGTCACGCAGGTCGGCGAGCAGCGCCGTGCCGTCGGCCGCCACGCGCAACTCGCCCCAGCGCGCGCCAGCGAACACGTCCGCCTGCCCCTCCTGGAAGAAGAAGGCATTCGGCCCCACGCTCGGTGCGCCGTCACGCATGCGGATGCGCACCGCCACCCGCGCGGAGGACTCCGGCAGTTCGTCGCCGACCCCCACGAGCCGGGCTCGGCCCTCGGCGTCCACATCCAGGTACGCGAAGCGCGGCAGCCGCCCGGCGCTCGCGCCGTCCCGACGCGGCAACGCACCATCGATCGCGAAGCGCAGGGCCATGTAGTCCCCCTGCATCAGCGAACGCGGATCGATCGGCGCGAGCTCGAAGAGCACGACGCGCCCCTGCACCGATCGACAGCACATCCACCGAGCGCACGAAGGACACTCCGCCCGCGAGCAGCCAGCGCGCGGCGTCCTCGCCCGACAGGCCGACGACCACCGGCAGCGCCAGCGCCAGCGCCGCCAGCGTGCCGCCACGCGCGAGCGCCGCCACCCGGCCACCGTGCTCCATCCCCGCCCAGCGCGGCCGCGACAGCCACAGCATGGCGACGCCCGCCGCCAGGCACGCCGCGTAGGCCTCCAGGCCAGGGCCCTCGCCGATCAGCGCCCCGAGATGGAAGGCCAGCAGCAGCGCACACAGGCTGCGATGCAGGGAGCCCG
This genomic stretch from Thauera sp. GDN1 harbors:
- a CDS encoding VOC family protein — protein: MKPRISVITLGVDSLERALAFYRDGLGWPTKGIVGREFEHGAVVFFDLQPHLKLALFARTSLAHDAGVAAGAASVGECVLSHNVAARQEVDQVMLQAQAAGARIPQPARDTFWGGYAGYFQDPDGHLWEVAWNPKWPLPED
- a CDS encoding GDYXXLXY domain-containing protein; protein product: MCCRSVQGRVVLFELAPIDPRSLMQGDYMALRFAIDGALPRRDGASAGRLPRFAYLDVDAEGRARLVGVGDELPESSARVAVRIRMRDGAPSVGPNAFFFQEGQADVFAGARWGELRVAADGTALLADLRDENLQRLGAPRR
- a CDS encoding DUF1810 domain-containing protein, which produces MTTAGVDPATNDPFDLRRFVEAQRGGVHEQALAELRAGRKRSHWMWFVFPQLAGLGLSPTALHYGIRGLGEAQAYLRHPVLGSRLRECARALLVLEGVSAEAIFGYPDVLKLKSSMTLFAAVPDAGPEFAAVLARYYGGERDERTLRLLGPGAS
- a CDS encoding efflux RND transporter periplasmic adaptor subunit, with the protein product MPSSRRPIVVLSLIGLAALAGYAWHVNRAPDPSPGGTATAPIKSAGGGGSAAGGAQAGPVAVETHTVATRALADDVSALGSLVSNESVVLRPEVSGRIEAIRFRDGETVRRGAVLVELDAAVERAELQQARANLTLAESNFRRTQDLFGRKFVSQSSLDDARAKLEVARAGLALAQARLARMQIRAPFDGVVGIRSVSPGDFVQDGDALINLEDIATLKLDFRLPELYLDRVRPGQALELSSDVLPGETYTATVEAIDPLVDAQGRAVRLRASLANPEMRLRPGVFARVRLILAERGEIPVVPEAALVPAPGNVQFVYRVEDGKVRRVEVKTGQRRDAMVEVVDGLVPGAVVVTAGQLKLRDGAAVKTAAEPAGVARAH